In one window of Flavobacterium ginsengisoli DNA:
- a CDS encoding fibronectin type III domain-containing protein: protein MQTIVTPARLVDYSILNSNEVNLEWDYPKESESFIQGYEINLANNDKGPYKVVSKIIPPSQRKLNFKESLYPSNYFTISVVGKNNQRLTSQSMLVQPVDSIPPAKPIGLEGVIDSLGTVRLKWKPNQEKDLRGYRILRANTSGEEFVDIYHQSYIGTEYKDSVSLKMTNSKVYYRIVAEDMRYNISDPSDILVLDKPDKIPPAAPIFKDYDNKDGKVHLKWIRSYSEDVVSHSLRRREKGQEKWLEIKQINDTIQEFTDDRIENKKTYQYAILAKDKSNLWSSLDHSVITVSVLNFTPVKVITFLQGTADRENRKIVLSWDYAKNKGKVLGLSIYKNEKGLPPTLWKELNSTVFTLEDKNLKINKEYEYHLVPNLENDSPAKAETLTVIY, encoded by the coding sequence TTGCAGACTATAGTAACTCCTGCAAGATTGGTAGATTATTCTATTTTAAATTCAAATGAAGTCAATCTTGAATGGGATTATCCTAAAGAATCGGAAAGTTTTATTCAGGGTTACGAAATTAATTTAGCGAATAATGATAAAGGACCATATAAGGTTGTTTCTAAAATTATTCCGCCATCTCAAAGAAAACTCAATTTTAAAGAAAGTCTTTATCCATCTAATTATTTCACGATTTCGGTTGTCGGAAAAAATAATCAAAGATTAACCTCGCAAAGCATGTTGGTTCAGCCTGTCGATTCTATACCGCCAGCTAAGCCAATTGGTTTGGAAGGTGTGATTGATAGTCTCGGAACGGTTAGACTAAAATGGAAACCTAATCAAGAAAAAGATTTACGAGGATACAGAATTTTAAGAGCAAATACGTCAGGTGAAGAATTTGTAGATATTTACCATCAATCTTATATCGGTACAGAGTATAAAGATAGCGTGAGTTTAAAAATGACTAACAGTAAAGTTTATTATAGAATTGTCGCTGAAGATATGCGTTATAATATTTCGGATCCTTCTGATATTTTGGTATTAGATAAACCAGATAAAATTCCGCCGGCAGCGCCAATCTTTAAAGATTATGACAATAAAGATGGCAAAGTGCACTTAAAGTGGATACGAAGCTATAGTGAAGATGTTGTAAGTCATAGCCTGAGAAGAAGAGAAAAAGGACAGGAAAAATGGCTTGAAATAAAACAGATAAACGATACTATCCAAGAATTTACAGATGATAGAATAGAGAATAAAAAGACCTATCAATATGCTATTTTGGCTAAGGATAAAAGCAATCTTTGGTCTTCATTAGATCATTCTGTCATAACTGTTAGTGTTTTAAATTTTACGCCAGTAAAGGTTATTACATTTTTGCAGGGAACGGCAGATAGAGAAAACAGAAAAATAGTTCTTTCGTGGGATTATGCCAAAAACAAAGGCAAGGTTTTGGGGCTTAGCATCTATAAAAATGAAAAAGGTCTTCCGCCAACTTTATGGAAAGAATTAAACAGCACTGTTTTCACTTTAGAAGATAAAAACTTAAAAATTAATAAGGAATACGAATATCATCTGGTTCCAAATCTAGAAAACGATAGTCCAGCAAAAGCAGAGACCCTAACAGTTATTTATTAA
- a CDS encoding ABC transporter ATP-binding protein has product MASVTLKNITKKYGDFVAVDEVSFEVEKGELFGLIGPDGAGKTSIFRVLTTLLLPDGGTASVEGHDVVKEFQEIRNKVGYMPGKFSLYQDLTVKENIEFFATVFGTTIEENYELIKDIYDQIKPFNDRRAGKLSGGMKQKLALCCALIHKPEILFLDEPTTGVDVVSRSEFWDMLAKLKKQDITIVVSTPYMDEAKLCDRIALIQNGKIMTVDTPKQIIKSFPKTLFAVKADHIYKLLQNLRVEKEIENCDAFGEFLHLTLVSEQANVEMVKSIAQKYNPENLEVKEIEPTIEDSFIRLMREQDNSTESKVILHEK; this is encoded by the coding sequence ATGGCTTCAGTTACGCTAAAAAATATTACTAAAAAGTATGGCGATTTTGTCGCTGTAGATGAGGTTTCTTTTGAGGTGGAGAAAGGAGAGCTTTTTGGATTAATAGGTCCAGATGGCGCTGGAAAAACTTCTATTTTTCGCGTTTTAACCACATTATTATTACCCGATGGCGGAACTGCTTCTGTTGAAGGGCATGATGTGGTTAAGGAGTTTCAGGAAATTAGAAATAAAGTGGGGTATATGCCAGGAAAATTTTCTTTGTATCAAGATCTCACTGTAAAAGAAAATATTGAGTTTTTTGCGACTGTTTTTGGTACTACGATTGAAGAAAATTATGAATTGATAAAAGATATCTACGATCAGATAAAGCCTTTTAACGATAGACGTGCCGGAAAACTTTCGGGCGGAATGAAACAGAAATTGGCTCTGTGTTGTGCTTTAATTCATAAACCTGAAATTTTATTTTTGGATGAACCTACTACTGGTGTTGACGTAGTTTCTCGAAGTGAATTTTGGGATATGCTAGCTAAACTTAAAAAGCAAGATATTACCATTGTAGTTTCAACTCCTTATATGGATGAGGCAAAATTATGCGACCGAATTGCTCTTATTCAAAACGGAAAAATAATGACGGTTGACACGCCAAAGCAAATTATAAAAAGTTTTCCGAAAACACTTTTTGCTGTAAAAGCAGATCATATTTATAAGCTTTTGCAAAATCTTAGAGTCGAAAAAGAAATTGAAAATTGTGATGCCTTTGGAGAATTTCTTCATCTAACATTAGTATCAGAACAGGCAAATGTCGAAATGGTCAAATCGATTGCACAAAAGTATAATCCTGAAAATTTAGAAGTAAAAGAAATAGAGCCAACGATCGAGGACAGTTTTATTCGTTTGATGCGAGAGCAAGATAATTCAACAGAATCAAAAGTAATCCTGCATGAAAAATAA
- a CDS encoding YheT family hydrolase: MLALIKKFEVPEYTREKQELNDGDFINIDYIIDNPKKAVILCHGLEGDSRRTYNNSCATYFKQKGFSVFAWNNRTCGGEMNRLPRLYHHGAVDDLDEVVQFVLRKGFEDIYLIGYSMGGVQLLNYLGWTKIDERIKAAVSISVPTHIATSAEVLKQGFNRVYLKNFTIDIKKKLKYKATQFPDFINRDQIDKITSFDEVDQYFTAPLHGFASKDDYYHRVSPEFSLKDITTPVLIINSLDDPFLGERCYPRSIAKDSAYVYLETPKYGGHCAFPLRDSTYSYAEKRAFEFFESCKQC; this comes from the coding sequence ATGCTTGCACTGATAAAAAAGTTTGAAGTTCCTGAATATACAAGAGAGAAACAGGAATTAAACGACGGAGATTTTATCAATATTGATTATATTATTGATAACCCTAAAAAAGCAGTTATTTTATGTCATGGTTTAGAGGGTGACTCACGCAGGACATATAATAATAGTTGTGCAACTTATTTTAAGCAGAAAGGTTTTTCTGTTTTTGCTTGGAACAATCGTACTTGTGGCGGAGAAATGAATCGTCTTCCGAGATTGTATCATCACGGTGCAGTTGATGATCTTGACGAAGTAGTTCAGTTTGTTTTAAGAAAAGGATTTGAAGATATTTATTTAATCGGATATTCGATGGGAGGTGTTCAATTGCTTAATTATTTAGGTTGGACAAAAATCGACGAACGCATAAAAGCGGCAGTTTCTATTTCGGTTCCAACACATATCGCGACCAGTGCAGAAGTTCTTAAGCAAGGCTTTAATAGAGTTTATCTAAAGAATTTTACGATTGATATTAAAAAGAAACTAAAATACAAAGCGACTCAATTTCCTGATTTTATCAACCGCGATCAAATAGATAAAATTACTTCTTTTGATGAAGTAGATCAATATTTTACTGCGCCATTACATGGTTTTGCAAGTAAAGACGATTATTATCATCGTGTTTCTCCAGAGTTTTCACTAAAAGATATTACGACACCAGTTTTAATTATTAATTCGCTCGACGATCCTTTTCTGGGAGAAAGATGTTATCCGAGATCTATTGCTAAGGATAGTGCTTATGTTTATCTAGAAACTCCAAAATATGGCGGACATTGTGCTTTTCCGCTTCGAGATTCTACGTATTCTTATGCAGAGAAAAGGGCTTTTGAGTTTTTTGAGTCCTGCAAACAATGCTAA
- a CDS encoding TolC family protein — MMRKLYFKYIGILSFMTAQAQTLTIDQSYKLAVENYPLIKQYELIEKSKEYTLSNANKAYLPQISLTAIEGYVFGDFPTLGNSGNDSKFKFIGLGQVNQTIWDGGATKTQKKIIEASSNADKASLEVSLYDLRSRVNQLYFGVLLIDEQLKQLQIQNAILSNNIDKVKKLHENGLAYKTDVDEMKAEQLNLSRQKKDFEYTKAGYQTMLSYLIGKNISQEKLGKPLNSIGIDTIIKRPEQLLFASQRNLINAQSDMQKVSLMPKVGLLGAGVVLAPGINLGANKISTVGVAGLSVGWDIKGLYKNSNEKQLTQQELKKIEVQEETFLFNTRFQMNQKTADIERQKAILKDDDDIVKLRQTIREGYQLKYDTGVGPLIDLLNSVEKEGNARAEKAMHEIQLLMSEYEYQTIKGN, encoded by the coding sequence ATGATGAGGAAATTATACTTTAAATATATCGGAATCTTGTCCTTTATGACGGCGCAGGCGCAAACCTTGACCATTGATCAAAGTTATAAGCTAGCTGTTGAAAATTATCCTTTAATCAAACAATATGAACTAATTGAAAAAAGTAAAGAATATACTTTGAGTAATGCGAATAAAGCTTATTTGCCTCAAATAAGTCTTACAGCTATTGAAGGATATGTTTTTGGTGATTTTCCAACTTTAGGAAATTCTGGAAATGATAGTAAATTTAAGTTTATTGGCCTCGGACAAGTAAATCAAACCATTTGGGATGGGGGAGCGACCAAAACGCAGAAAAAGATTATTGAGGCATCATCCAATGCAGATAAGGCCTCACTAGAAGTTTCACTTTATGATCTTCGATCGAGAGTGAATCAGCTTTATTTTGGCGTATTGCTTATCGATGAACAGCTCAAACAATTGCAAATTCAAAATGCTATTCTTTCCAATAATATTGATAAGGTTAAAAAACTTCATGAAAATGGTCTAGCCTACAAAACAGATGTTGATGAAATGAAAGCCGAACAGCTGAATCTCAGTCGACAGAAAAAAGATTTTGAATACACTAAAGCAGGTTATCAAACAATGCTTTCTTATTTGATAGGGAAAAATATCAGTCAGGAAAAATTGGGTAAACCTTTAAATTCTATCGGTATTGATACCATTATTAAACGTCCAGAGCAGTTACTTTTCGCGAGCCAGCGAAATCTTATAAATGCGCAATCAGATATGCAGAAAGTTAGCCTGATGCCAAAAGTTGGATTATTGGGTGCAGGCGTAGTTTTGGCTCCAGGAATTAATTTGGGAGCTAATAAAATTTCGACTGTTGGAGTTGCCGGACTAAGTGTTGGTTGGGATATTAAAGGATTATATAAAAATTCAAACGAAAAACAGCTGACCCAACAGGAATTGAAAAAAATAGAAGTTCAAGAAGAAACTTTTCTATTTAATACTCGATTTCAAATGAATCAAAAGACAGCAGATATCGAAAGGCAAAAAGCAATCTTAAAAGACGATGATGATATTGTAAAACTCCGCCAGACAATTCGAGAAGGCTATCAGTTAAAATACGATACTGGCGTAGGACCGTTAATAGATTTGTTGAATTCTGTTGAGAAAGAAGGAAATGCACGCGCGGAAAAAGCTATGCACGAAATTCAATTGCTTATGTCAGAATACGAGTATCAAACAATCAAAGGAAATTAA
- a CDS encoding DUF2490 domain-containing protein, which yields MHFGEEVIYNTFDQNRFFVGIKKNINPKWSYDFGYMNVYQQKYSGYQYDMNHTIRLFFYLSTSIRKKAPSEIENSGDE from the coding sequence CTGCATTTTGGAGAGGAAGTTATTTACAACACATTTGACCAAAATCGTTTTTTTGTTGGGATTAAAAAAAATATCAATCCAAAATGGAGTTATGATTTTGGCTACATGAATGTATATCAACAAAAATACTCTGGATATCAATACGATATGAATCATACGATAAGATTGTTTTTTTATCTAAGTACCAGTATTAGAAAAAAAGCACCTTCAGAGATTGAGAATTCTGGCGATGAATGA
- a CDS encoding ABC transporter permease, with amino-acid sequence MKRFLAFIRKEFYHVFRDQRTLLILFGLPVVQIVLFGFALSSEVKNIGIAIQDNSHDIHTEKIIRKIGSSSYFHIEKPILNYKDIENRFKDGSIKCAVIFPSNFGSDLQRLGGAKIQVIADASDPNTATIVTNYLNAIVRDYQQELNPTTRFNYQILPELRQLYNEEQNGSLNFIPGVIALIFMIVSTALTSVSVVREKELGTMEILLVSPFKPIMVLIAKAIPYLVLSIINFVIIIFLSVYLLNVEIKGSFLLLFVESILFIITCLSLGLLISNVTASQQTAMLISMMGMMLPTLLLTGFMFPLENMPWIFQAISHLIPSHYYYIIVKAVMLKGLGFSYIWKETLILVVMTILLLTISLKKFKIRLS; translated from the coding sequence ATGAAAAGATTTTTGGCTTTTATTCGAAAAGAATTTTATCATGTTTTTAGAGATCAGAGAACACTTTTGATTCTCTTTGGGCTTCCTGTTGTACAAATTGTTCTTTTTGGTTTTGCTTTAAGCAGTGAAGTCAAAAATATCGGAATTGCTATTCAGGATAATTCACATGACATTCATACAGAGAAAATTATAAGAAAAATAGGCTCAAGTTCTTATTTTCATATCGAAAAGCCAATTTTGAATTACAAGGATATTGAGAATAGGTTTAAAGATGGAAGCATTAAATGTGCGGTTATTTTTCCATCAAATTTTGGTTCGGATCTGCAGCGTCTTGGAGGAGCAAAAATTCAAGTAATTGCCGATGCGTCAGACCCAAATACAGCAACAATTGTAACGAATTATTTAAATGCAATTGTGAGAGATTACCAGCAAGAATTAAATCCTACGACAAGATTCAATTATCAGATTTTGCCTGAGTTAAGACAGCTTTATAATGAAGAACAGAACGGTTCGCTTAATTTTATTCCTGGTGTAATTGCTTTGATTTTTATGATTGTCAGCACTGCCTTAACCTCGGTTTCGGTTGTTCGAGAAAAAGAATTGGGTACTATGGAAATTTTGCTCGTTTCGCCTTTTAAACCCATAATGGTTCTAATTGCAAAGGCAATTCCGTATTTAGTGCTTTCCATTATCAATTTTGTTATCATTATTTTCCTTTCGGTCTATCTGCTCAATGTTGAAATAAAAGGAAGTTTTCTGCTTCTTTTTGTAGAAAGTATTTTATTTATCATTACTTGTCTTTCGCTTGGTTTATTGATTTCGAATGTAACGGCTTCGCAACAAACAGCGATGCTAATATCGATGATGGGAATGATGTTGCCCACTTTACTGCTAACAGGATTTATGTTTCCGCTAGAAAATATGCCTTGGATATTTCAAGCTATTTCTCATTTAATTCCTTCACACTATTATTACATCATTGTAAAAGCGGTTATGCTCAAAGGTTTAGGTTTTTCTTATATATGGAAAGAAACTTTAATACTTGTTGTAATGACGATTCTTCTGCTGACTATTTCTCTGAAAAAATTTAAAATTAGATTGTCATGA
- a CDS encoding DUF2490 domain-containing protein, whose product MKNNFIRVLISLLPLCALGQTQKKEINQQLQTWVSINTVTKFADHWGLIGDFHIRRNDFVADPSFYFIRGGISYIPNSNISLNLGYAHMWLAPSNPDWSTFADENRIYQQAQLNTKFGNISILRRLRNEQRWQEKIVNDKPSGDWRFTNRIRYLMSFTFRISDKKSWPQMVLSDEILLCILERKLFTTHLTKIVFLLGLKKISIQNGVMILAT is encoded by the coding sequence ATGAAAAACAATTTTATCAGAGTCCTAATTTCACTGCTTCCTCTATGTGCGTTAGGGCAAACTCAGAAAAAAGAAATTAACCAACAGCTTCAGACTTGGGTTTCTATAAATACGGTTACCAAATTTGCAGACCATTGGGGTTTGATTGGCGATTTTCATATCAGGCGAAATGATTTTGTTGCCGATCCGAGTTTTTATTTTATAAGAGGAGGTATCAGTTATATTCCAAATTCAAATATTTCTTTAAATTTAGGATATGCGCATATGTGGCTTGCACCGTCAAATCCAGACTGGAGTACTTTCGCAGATGAAAACAGAATTTACCAGCAAGCGCAGTTAAACACAAAATTTGGAAATATAAGCATTCTGCGGCGCTTACGGAATGAACAGCGCTGGCAGGAAAAAATAGTTAATGATAAACCTAGTGGAGATTGGCGATTTACCAACAGAATTCGCTATCTGATGAGTTTTACTTTCCGAATTTCCGATAAAAAATCATGGCCACAAATGGTTCTTTCTGATGAGATTTTGCTCTGCATTTTGGAGAGGAAGTTATTTACAACACATTTGACCAAAATCGTTTTTTTGTTGGGATTAAAAAAAATATCAATCCAAAATGGAGTTATGATTTTGGCTACATGA
- a CDS encoding HlyD family secretion protein, whose protein sequence is MKKIKLLYFLMPTILMFSCHNKENDFDASGSFEAVETILSAEANGQILQLNVEEGQQLQAGQKVGFIDSTQLAISKMQLRQNEKAILSGKPQIQIQTESLKKQLDNAILDRNRTERLVKGGVASQKQLDDANSKVAALQAQITAQKSSLETTTENLTQQGNTVGVQLKGIQDQLSKSVIVNPIKGTVLAKYAEQYEMAVIGKPLYKIANLETLDLRAYITGTQLPQIKIGQEVKVRIDQGEKKYKEYQGTISWISNKSEFSPKTIPTKDERANLVYAIKVRVKNDGYLKIGMYGEVLWSK, encoded by the coding sequence ATGAAAAAGATAAAGCTTTTATATTTTCTTATGCCAACGATTTTGATGTTTTCGTGCCATAATAAAGAGAATGATTTTGATGCTTCTGGATCTTTTGAAGCTGTCGAAACGATTTTATCAGCCGAAGCAAATGGCCAAATTTTGCAATTGAATGTAGAAGAAGGCCAACAATTGCAAGCAGGACAAAAAGTTGGTTTTATAGACAGTACACAATTGGCTATTAGTAAAATGCAATTGCGCCAGAATGAAAAAGCAATTTTAAGCGGCAAACCTCAAATACAAATTCAGACTGAAAGTTTGAAGAAACAACTTGATAATGCTATTTTAGACCGCAATCGAACAGAAAGATTAGTAAAAGGCGGAGTAGCTTCGCAAAAACAACTTGATGATGCAAATTCTAAAGTTGCCGCGTTGCAAGCTCAAATAACGGCACAGAAAAGTTCGTTGGAAACCACAACAGAGAACTTGACACAGCAAGGAAATACGGTTGGAGTTCAGTTAAAAGGAATTCAAGATCAATTGAGCAAAAGTGTGATTGTAAATCCGATAAAAGGAACAGTATTGGCAAAATATGCAGAACAATATGAAATGGCTGTAATTGGAAAACCATTGTACAAAATTGCGAATCTCGAAACCCTAGATTTAAGAGCTTATATTACAGGGACGCAATTGCCTCAAATTAAAATCGGACAGGAAGTAAAAGTACGTATTGACCAAGGCGAAAAGAAATATAAAGAATATCAAGGAACTATTAGCTGGATTTCGAACAAATCTGAATTTTCTCCAAAAACAATTCCGACCAAAGATGAAAGAGCCAATTTGGTGTATGCCATAAAAGTAAGAGTGAAAAACGATGGTTACTTGAAAATAGGAATGTATGGTGAAGTTCTTTGGTCAAAATAA
- a CDS encoding ABC transporter permease — translation MMFFVPIFQLIILPLAANFEVKSVNIVYVDHDHSSYSQKLINKIGSSGYFHIVGTPSSYLEGLKFIERADADLILEIPSGFERNLIREGSQKVNIAVDAINGTKSNIGNAYLNVVLADFSNDLDIRVKLPQQLSAVSPSIITLNSTNWYNPRAEYKYYMVPGILVLLLTLIGGFITALNIVKEKEIGTIEQINVTPIQKWQFILGKLIPFWIVGMTVFTIGLVVMYLIYGIFPLGSLLVLYLFAGVYLTALLGLGLLISTFADTQLQAMFIAFFFMMIFMLMSGFFTSTDSMPNWARIISEFTPVTHFIKVVRLIVLKGSGLQEVGTELLYLIVFAIVLNALAIYNYRKTN, via the coding sequence ATGATGTTCTTTGTTCCGATTTTTCAGTTGATTATTTTGCCTTTGGCGGCCAATTTTGAAGTAAAAAGTGTAAATATTGTTTATGTAGACCACGATCACAGTTCGTATTCTCAAAAGTTAATTAATAAAATTGGCTCTTCGGGATATTTCCATATTGTCGGAACTCCCTCTTCTTATCTAGAAGGCTTGAAATTTATTGAAAGAGCAGATGCTGACTTGATTCTAGAAATTCCTTCTGGATTTGAACGAAACTTAATTAGAGAAGGAAGTCAGAAAGTTAATATTGCTGTAGATGCCATTAACGGAACCAAATCAAATATTGGAAATGCTTACCTGAATGTTGTATTGGCAGATTTTAGTAATGATTTAGATATTCGGGTTAAATTGCCACAGCAATTAAGCGCAGTTTCTCCGTCAATAATTACCTTGAATAGTACAAATTGGTATAATCCAAGAGCAGAATATAAATATTATATGGTTCCTGGTATTTTAGTATTGTTGCTTACTTTGATTGGCGGATTTATTACAGCGCTAAATATTGTAAAGGAAAAAGAAATAGGTACGATCGAACAGATTAATGTAACACCTATTCAAAAGTGGCAATTTATTCTTGGGAAACTCATTCCTTTTTGGATTGTTGGAATGACTGTATTTACAATTGGCCTTGTTGTAATGTATTTAATCTATGGAATATTTCCGCTTGGTAGTCTTTTGGTTTTATATCTTTTTGCAGGAGTTTATTTAACTGCATTATTAGGTTTGGGACTTCTGATTTCAACTTTTGCTGATACGCAGTTACAAGCAATGTTTATTGCCTTTTTCTTTATGATGATTTTTATGCTCATGAGCGGTTTTTTTACCAGCACCGACAGTATGCCAAATTGGGCAAGAATAATTTCTGAATTTACTCCTGTTACACATTTTATAAAAGTGGTTCGCCTTATTGTTTTGAAAGGAAGTGGCCTACAAGAAGTGGGGACAGAATTATTGTATCTGATTGTTTTTGCAATTGTATTGAATGCTTTGGCGATTTATAATTACAGAAAGACAAATTAA
- a CDS encoding histidine kinase dimerization/phospho-acceptor domain-containing protein, which yields MFELLPVDPKTIFLLYFWGNLFTCVLIFSFSFSYATSDNRKTLKWFGLGKLILTLAWVLALLRNIIPDFASINIANSMILGACCFETLAMLSLIKTHAKKHYRFQIAITTATILLFNISTLFDATMNTRVIIGGIGVFAIYLLPTITYFTEKEKSFFKTFYVLCYMGFEILIAVRTVHRYLYPQNLIISNDTFDSLYSICLFLLSLIGIVGFLLLVKEKQDHKIKKLLNDKNQFFSIISHDLRGPLGSSVSLSEILLENIDQYSREEIKEISELLHDSNKNIYKLLENLLEWSKVQTGMITFHPKNIVAKRFN from the coding sequence ATGTTTGAACTCTTACCAGTAGATCCAAAAACAATATTTCTACTTTACTTCTGGGGCAATTTATTTACTTGCGTCCTTATTTTTAGTTTTTCATTTTCGTATGCCACTAGCGATAATAGAAAAACTTTAAAGTGGTTCGGCTTAGGGAAATTAATACTTACTCTTGCATGGGTATTGGCTCTTTTACGAAATATTATCCCTGATTTTGCTTCTATTAACATTGCCAATTCTATGATTTTAGGCGCTTGTTGCTTTGAAACGTTGGCTATGCTGTCTCTTATTAAAACACATGCAAAAAAACATTATCGTTTTCAGATAGCCATTACCACGGCAACCATTTTGCTATTTAATATTTCGACACTTTTTGATGCAACAATGAATACTCGCGTCATTATTGGCGGTATTGGAGTCTTTGCCATTTATTTATTGCCTACAATAACTTATTTTACAGAAAAAGAAAAAAGCTTTTTTAAGACTTTTTATGTCTTGTGTTATATGGGTTTTGAAATTCTAATTGCAGTACGAACCGTTCACCGATATTTGTACCCTCAAAATCTTATTATTTCTAACGATACTTTTGATAGTTTATACAGCATCTGTTTATTTCTATTGTCTTTAATTGGAATTGTTGGCTTTTTGCTTTTGGTGAAAGAAAAACAAGATCATAAAATTAAAAAGCTTTTAAATGACAAGAACCAATTCTTCTCTATAATCTCTCATGATTTAAGAGGGCCATTGGGTTCTTCTGTTTCTCTCTCTGAAATTTTACTTGAAAATATCGATCAGTACAGCCGAGAAGAAATTAAAGAAATATCAGAACTATTGCACGACTCAAATAAAAACATCTATAAGCTACTTGAAAATCTATTAGAATGGTCTAAGGTTCAAACCGGAATGATTACTTTTCATCCTAAAAACATCGTCGCTAAACGCTTTAATTGA